The proteins below come from a single Spiroplasma endosymbiont of Atherix ibis genomic window:
- a CDS encoding integrase core domain-containing protein, translated as MGKSKIIDNQKTNFVLEAVKMAYKNKKYLGPILLHSDNGNQYTSEKYINLCNDLQIIRSYSKPGTPHHNGKHESFHSRLKDETIRTCHIENINQCLKIAWAWLDFYNNDRIRINKKW; from the coding sequence ATAGGAAAATCTAAAATAATAGATAATCAAAAAACAAATTTTGTGCTTGAAGCTGTAAAAATGGCATATAAAAATAAAAAATATTTAGGTCCAATATTATTACATTCAGATAATGGAAATCAATATACTTCTGAAAAATACATAAATTTATGTAATGATTTGCAAATCATTAGAAGTTATTCAAAACCAGGAACACCTCATCATAATGGCAAGCATGAAAGTTTTCATAGTCGTTTAAAAGATGAAACTATAAGAACATGTCATATTGAAAACATCAATCAATGCTTAAAAATAGCATGAGCATGATTAGATTTTTATAATAATGATAGAATTAGAATAAATAAAAAATGATAA